Part of the Ignavibacterium album JCM 16511 genome, GGTTAGCTGTATGCTCATCAGCCCCTGGTAAGCAAGGTAATTTTTCTACTGATGAAATAAATAAAAGAAGCAAAGAACACGGGGCAAAATTTACAGCTTATCTGATAGATGAAGATGGAAAAGTTGGGAAAATGTATGGCGCAAAAACAACTCCGCATATGTATGTGATTGATAAAGACGGCAAGCTTGTTTATGCCGGTGGAATTGATGATAAAGCAAGTACTGATGTTGAAGATATTAAGAAAGCGAAAAATTTTGTGTCGTCCGCACTTGATGAAATTCTTTCAGGCAAACCAGTGTCTGTTCAAAGCTCAACTCCTTATGGTTGCAGTGTGAAATATTAAAATCTAAACTATAAATACTTTTTAAGGCAGTCATATCGGCTGCCTTTTTTATTTT contains:
- a CDS encoding thioredoxin family protein — protein: MKLKIFFSLIFFLSITLFAQSAKLNEAAPDFKLKDSNGKEHSLSDFKGKIVVLEWINYDCPFVKKHYNSKNMQSLQEKYTKQGVIWLAVCSSAPGKQGNFSTDEINKRSKEHGAKFTAYLIDEDGKVGKMYGAKTTPHMYVIDKDGKLVYAGGIDDKASTDVEDIKKAKNFVSSALDEILSGKPVSVQSSTPYGCSVKY